The Pseudomonas sp. KU26590 genomic sequence CTGTGGAGTGCGAGGGGTCAGGCAGCGGCCTGCAGCGCGCGGCGGATGACCTGGCCCTGAGCGTCGAACAGGTGGCAGTGCGCGCTGTTCAGGTGCAGTTTCAGGGTTTCGCCGTACTGGCTGGCCAGGTCGCCGCGAATCCGCATGGTCAGCGGTTCGCCGGAGGTGGTGCGCACGTGGCAATAGGTGTCGCTGCCCAGGCGCTCGCTGACGTCGGCGATGACGGTCAACTGGCAATCGCCCTCGTTGGCCAGTTCCAGGTGCTCGGGACGAATCCCCAGGGTCACCGCATCACCCACGCTTTGTTGCGCGTTGGTGAAGGGCAGCAGCACTTTCGCGCCGGCGTCCAGGGTGACTTCACAGGCCGACGCTTCGACGCCGCTGATGATGCCCTTGAGGAAGCCCATTTTCGGCGTACCAAGAAAGCCTGCGACGAACAGGTTGGCCGGGTGGTGGTACAGCTCCAGCGGCGAGCCGACCTGCTCGACGCGACCGCCGTTGAGCACGACCACCTTGTCGGCCAGGGTCATGGCTTCGACTTGATCGTGGGTGACGTAGATCATCGTCGCCTGCAGCTCTTTGTGCAGGCGCGACAGCTCCAGTCGGGTCTGCACCCGCAGGGCGGCGTCGAGGTTGGACAGGGGTTCATCGAACAGGAAGATTTTCGGATTGCGCACGATGGCGCGACCGATCGCGACGCGCTGGCGTTGACCGCCTGACAGCTGCTTGGGCTTGCGTTCCAGCAGCGGGCCCAGCTCGAGGATGCGCGCGGCTTCATCGACCTTCTTTTTGACCTCGTCCTTTGGCGTGCCGGCCAGGTCCAGTGCGAACGACAGGTTTTTGCCGACGGTCATGTGCGGGTACAGCGCGTAGGTCTGAAACACCATCGCCAGGTCGCGCTTGGCCGGTGTGACCTGGGTGATCTCGCGGCCATCGAGTTCGATGCTGCCGCCGGTGACGTCTTCCAGGCCGGCGATCAGCCGCAGCAGGGTGGATTTTCCGCAGCCCGACGGACCGACGAAGACCACGAATTCACGGTCCTTCACGTCCAGGTCGATGCCTTTGATGATCTGGTGGCCGTCGAAGCCTTTTTGCAGATTTCTGATTGTCAGGTTAGCCATGATGGGCTCCAGTTTTTGTTCTTCAAGAAGGGCCAGATGTTCGGGTGGCCTCAACACCGACCTGTAGGAGCACGCTTGCCCGCGAACGCGGTACATCAAGCGATAAATTCGGCGCTGACACACCGCAATCGCGGGCAAGCGCGCTCCTACAGAGGGCTGCGTTAGTTATTTCACGGCACCAAACGACAGGCCGCGGACCAGCTGTTTCTGGCTGATCCAGCCGAAGATAAGGATCGGCGCACAAGCCAGCGTCGACACCGCCGACAACTTGGCCCAGAACAAGCCCTCGGGGCTTGAATACGAGGCGATCAGCGCAGTCAGCGGCGCGGCATTCGACGAGGTCAGGTTTAACGACCAGAACGCCTCGTTCCAGCACAGGATCAGCGACAGCAGCGCCGTCGATGCCAGCCCGCCCTTGCAGATCGGGATCAGCACCCGAAAGATTTCCTGGCGTGTGGTCGCGCCGTCCAGCCGCGACGCTTCGAGAATCTCCCCGGGGATGTCCTTGAAGTAGGTGTAGATCATCCACACCACGATCGGCAGGTTGATCAGCGTGTAGATCACGATCAGCGCGATGCGCGAATCCAGCAGGCCGAAGGTCTTGGCCAGCAGGTAGATCGGCATCAGCACGCCCACCGGCGGCAGCATTTTTGTAGAGAGCATCCACAGCAGCGTGCCCTTGGTCCGTTTGGTTTCGAAAAACGCCATGGAGTAGGCCGCCGGCACCGCGATCAGCAGGCACAGGATCGTCGCGCTGAAGGAGATCAGAATCGAGTTCCAGGCGAAGTGGAAGTAGTCACTGCGCTCCTGGATGTGCAGGTAGTTTTCCAGGGTCGGCGTGAAGAAGAACTGCGGCGGCGTGGCGAACGCGTCGATCTCGGTCTTGAAGCTGGTCAGGACCATCCAGAAGATCGGGAAGAAGATCAGCGCCGCGATCAACCACGACAAGGTGCCGAGCAGAGCACTTTGCAGGCGACGGGATTGTTTGAGCGTCATCATGGCCTTGCCCTCAAGACTTGTCGGTGAGGTTTTTGCCAATCATCCGTACCAGGATGATTGCGGCAATGTTGGCGATCACGACAGCAATCAAGCCGCCTGCCGATGCCATGCCCACGTCGAATTGCAGCAGTGCCTGGTTGTAGATCAGGTACGCCAGATTGGTGGACGCGAAGCCCGGGCCGCCGTTGGTGGTGGTGAAGATTTCGGCGAACACCGAGAGCAGGAAGATCGTTTCGATCATCACCACCACGGCGATCGGGCGCGCCAGGTGAGGCAGGGTCAGGTGCCAGAAGATCGCGATCGGGCCGGCGCCATCCAGACGCGCGGCTTCTTTCTGTTCCTGATCCAGGGACTGCATGGCGGTCATCAGAATCAGGATCGCGAAGGGCAGCCACTGCCACGACACAATGATGATGATCGAGAGCAATGGGTAATTCGCCAGCCAGTCCACCGGCTGGGCGCCGAACAGCTTCCAGACCCAGGCGAGGATGCCGGACACCGGGTGGAAAATCAGGTTCTTCCAGATCAGCGCGCTGACCGTCGGCATGATGAAAAACGGCGAGATCAGCAGCACCCGCACAATGCCGCGACCGAAAAACTCACTGGCTTCCAGCAGCGCCGAAATCAACACGCCGAGGATCACGCTGATGGCCAGCACGCTGCCGACCAGCAACAGCGTGTTCATGGCGCCGGGCAGAAAGCCTGCGTCGGTGACGAAGAATTCGAAGTTCTCAAGGCCGACGAATTCGTTTTCGCCGGGGTTGAGCAGGTTGTAGCGGATCAGCGAAAAGTAGATGGTCATGCCCAGCGGCACGATCATCCAGACCAGCAGCAACAGCACCGAGGGGCTGACCAGAAACCAGCCGGGCTTGGTGACGCTGCCTTTGGCGGACGACTTATCGTCGGCCGCGGCGGTGCGCGGGGTGAGGGTTGAGGTGTTCATGTCGACTCCGAACCGGGCAAAAGCGTGAGCGTGAACGTGGGCGGCAGGCAATCGGCGCCTGCCGCCTTCAAGCAGCGGGTGTCAGCCCTTCTTCGG encodes the following:
- a CDS encoding ABC transporter ATP-binding protein, whose product is MANLTIRNLQKGFDGHQIIKGIDLDVKDREFVVFVGPSGCGKSTLLRLIAGLEDVTGGSIELDGREITQVTPAKRDLAMVFQTYALYPHMTVGKNLSFALDLAGTPKDEVKKKVDEAARILELGPLLERKPKQLSGGQRQRVAIGRAIVRNPKIFLFDEPLSNLDAALRVQTRLELSRLHKELQATMIYVTHDQVEAMTLADKVVVLNGGRVEQVGSPLELYHHPANLFVAGFLGTPKMGFLKGIISGVEASACEVTLDAGAKVLLPFTNAQQSVGDAVTLGIRPEHLELANEGDCQLTVIADVSERLGSDTYCHVRTTSGEPLTMRIRGDLASQYGETLKLHLNSAHCHLFDAQGQVIRRALQAAA
- a CDS encoding carbohydrate ABC transporter permease; translation: MMTLKQSRRLQSALLGTLSWLIAALIFFPIFWMVLTSFKTEIDAFATPPQFFFTPTLENYLHIQERSDYFHFAWNSILISFSATILCLLIAVPAAYSMAFFETKRTKGTLLWMLSTKMLPPVGVLMPIYLLAKTFGLLDSRIALIVIYTLINLPIVVWMIYTYFKDIPGEILEASRLDGATTRQEIFRVLIPICKGGLASTALLSLILCWNEAFWSLNLTSSNAAPLTALIASYSSPEGLFWAKLSAVSTLACAPILIFGWISQKQLVRGLSFGAVK
- a CDS encoding carbohydrate ABC transporter permease, which codes for MNTSTLTPRTAAADDKSSAKGSVTKPGWFLVSPSVLLLLVWMIVPLGMTIYFSLIRYNLLNPGENEFVGLENFEFFVTDAGFLPGAMNTLLLVGSVLAISVILGVLISALLEASEFFGRGIVRVLLISPFFIMPTVSALIWKNLIFHPVSGILAWVWKLFGAQPVDWLANYPLLSIIIIVSWQWLPFAILILMTAMQSLDQEQKEAARLDGAGPIAIFWHLTLPHLARPIAVVVMIETIFLLSVFAEIFTTTNGGPGFASTNLAYLIYNQALLQFDVGMASAGGLIAVVIANIAAIILVRMIGKNLTDKS